Proteins encoded by one window of Myxocyprinus asiaticus isolate MX2 ecotype Aquarium Trade chromosome 35, UBuf_Myxa_2, whole genome shotgun sequence:
- the LOC127426561 gene encoding arrestin domain-containing protein 2-like isoform X2, which produces MAFQSIKLFALQLDGPDDVVYSGGEMVTGMVVLELNREINVRALRVHGRGVATAQCLENRSVGVNNVYNDYTSKITYFRKRQHLIRDNGDLTVLPAGRHEYPFSFQLPEETLVTSFEGKHGSIRYWVKVKLHRPWATVKKIKKEFTVIEPIDINTPSLLAPQAGTKEKMARIWYRNCGQVSITAKIDRKGYTTGEVIPVFAEFDNSTSRSVVPKAYITQTQTFIARGTMKQKRAVVATLCGDILGARRRETWHGRAIKIPPIGPSILQCRIIKVEYMLRVCVDVPGTSKLSLELPLVMGTIPLHPFGSRTSSVSSQYSMNMEWIRMAIPEQPEPPPEYSSVVTDEEAVQNSTAIQHEEDLSGVLQHSLMAYVQEFRLRPPPVYSEVDPNPQPITMRPRCMTC; this is translated from the exons ATGGCATTCCAAAGCATCAAACTCTTCGCTCTTCAGCTGGACGGACCAGATGATGTTGTGTACAGCGGTGGAGAGATGGTCACTGGGATGGTGGTCCTGGAACTCAACCGGGAGATCAACGTCCGAGCCCTGAGAGTGCACGGAAGAGGGGTCGCCACAGCCCAGTGTCTGGAGAACCGCAGTGTTGGCGTGAACAACGTCTACAACGATTACACATCCAAGATAACTTATTTCAGAAAGAGACAGCACCTTATTCGAG ATAATGGTGACCTGACGGTCCTTCCTGCCGGGAGGCATGAGTACCCTTTCAGTTTTCAGCTGCCAGAGGA AACTCTGGTGACATCCTTTGAAGGCAAGCACGGCAGCATTCGATACTGGGTGAAGGTTAAGCTGCATCGGCCATGGGCCACTGTCAAGAAGATCAAGAAAGAGTTCACAGTTATCGAACCCATTGACATCAACACTCCTAGTTTACTG gCACCTCAAGCTGGAACCAAAGAGAAGATGGCCCGCATCTGGTACCGCAACTGTGGGCAGGTGTCAATCACTGCGAAGATAGACCGCAAGGGCTACACAACAG GTGAGGTGATTCCAGTCTTCGCTGAATTCGATAACTCCACATCTCGATCCGTGGTGCCTAAAGCTTACATCACCCAGACGCAGACCTTCATTGCGAGGGGCACCATGAAGCAGAAGCGAGCTGTGGTGGCCACACTCTGTGGGGACATACTTGGTGCACGCCGTAGAGAGACCTGGCATGGCCGAGCCATTAAAATACCCCCTATCGGCCCCTCCATTCTGCAGTGTCGTATCATCAAAGTGGAATACATGCTCAGG GTATGTGTAGATGTTCCTGGGACTTCCAAGCTTTCCCTGGAGCTTCCTCTGGTAATGGGCACCATCCCACTCCATCCGTTCGGCAGTCGCACATCCAGCGTCAGCAGCCAATACAGCATGAACATGGAGTGGATTCGCATGGCCATCCCTGAGCAGCCTGAGC CTCCTCCAGAATACAGCTCTGTCGTCACAGATGAGGAAGCAGTCCAGAACTCCACAGCGATCCAACATGAGGAGGACCTCAGTGGAGTTCTTCAGCACTCCCTGATGGCCTATGTGCAGGAGTTCAGATTACGCCCACCTCCGGTGTACAGCGAG GTGGACCCAAACCCTCAACCCATCACCATGCGTCCTCGCTGTATGACCTGTTGA
- the LOC127426561 gene encoding arrestin domain-containing protein 2-like isoform X1 gives MIFDKLKKFDIVFDSPEMDSPPVFSSGDVVSGKVVLELTGESKVESVKLHAEGFAKVHWTESRSAGSSTAYTQNYSDEVEYLNRREVLLQADNGDLTVLPAGRHEYPFSFQLPEETLVTSFEGKHGSIRYWVKVKLHRPWATVKKIKKEFTVIEPIDINTPSLLAPQAGTKEKMARIWYRNCGQVSITAKIDRKGYTTGEVIPVFAEFDNSTSRSVVPKAYITQTQTFIARGTMKQKRAVVATLCGDILGARRRETWHGRAIKIPPIGPSILQCRIIKVEYMLRVCVDVPGTSKLSLELPLVMGTIPLHPFGSRTSSVSSQYSMNMEWIRMAIPEQPEPPPEYSSVVTDEEAVQNSTAIQHEEDLSGVLQHSLMAYVQEFRLRPPPVYSEVDPNPQPITMRPRCMTC, from the exons ATGATTTTCGACAAGTTGAAAAAGTTCGATATCGTGTTTGATTCTCCGGAGATGGACTCTCCTCCGGTGTTCAGCAGTGGAGATGTTGTATCAGGAAAGGTCGTGCTGGAGCTCACGGGAGAGAGTAAAGTCGAGTCAGTGAAGCTACATGCAGAAGGTTTCGCCAAAGTGCACTGGACCGAGTCTCGCAGCGCCGGCTCAAGCACCGCGTACACGCAGAACTACAGCGATGAAGTGGAGTATCTGAACCGGAGAGAAGTGCTGCTGCAGGCAG ATAATGGTGACCTGACGGTCCTTCCTGCCGGGAGGCATGAGTACCCTTTCAGTTTTCAGCTGCCAGAGGA AACTCTGGTGACATCCTTTGAAGGCAAGCACGGCAGCATTCGATACTGGGTGAAGGTTAAGCTGCATCGGCCATGGGCCACTGTCAAGAAGATCAAGAAAGAGTTCACAGTTATCGAACCCATTGACATCAACACTCCTAGTTTACTG gCACCTCAAGCTGGAACCAAAGAGAAGATGGCCCGCATCTGGTACCGCAACTGTGGGCAGGTGTCAATCACTGCGAAGATAGACCGCAAGGGCTACACAACAG GTGAGGTGATTCCAGTCTTCGCTGAATTCGATAACTCCACATCTCGATCCGTGGTGCCTAAAGCTTACATCACCCAGACGCAGACCTTCATTGCGAGGGGCACCATGAAGCAGAAGCGAGCTGTGGTGGCCACACTCTGTGGGGACATACTTGGTGCACGCCGTAGAGAGACCTGGCATGGCCGAGCCATTAAAATACCCCCTATCGGCCCCTCCATTCTGCAGTGTCGTATCATCAAAGTGGAATACATGCTCAGG GTATGTGTAGATGTTCCTGGGACTTCCAAGCTTTCCCTGGAGCTTCCTCTGGTAATGGGCACCATCCCACTCCATCCGTTCGGCAGTCGCACATCCAGCGTCAGCAGCCAATACAGCATGAACATGGAGTGGATTCGCATGGCCATCCCTGAGCAGCCTGAGC CTCCTCCAGAATACAGCTCTGTCGTCACAGATGAGGAAGCAGTCCAGAACTCCACAGCGATCCAACATGAGGAGGACCTCAGTGGAGTTCTTCAGCACTCCCTGATGGCCTATGTGCAGGAGTTCAGATTACGCCCACCTCCGGTGTACAGCGAG GTGGACCCAAACCCTCAACCCATCACCATGCGTCCTCGCTGTATGACCTGTTGA
- the LOC127426561 gene encoding arrestin domain-containing protein 2-like isoform X3 yields the protein MIFDKLKKFDIVFDSPEMDSPPVFSSGDVVSGKVVLELTGESKVESVKLHAEGFAKVHWTESRSAGSSTAYTQNYSDEVEYLNRREVLLQADNGDLTVLPAGRHEYPFSFQLPEETLVTSFEGKHGSIRYWVKVKLHRPWATVKKIKKEFTVIEPIDINTPSLLAPQAGTKEKMARIWYRNCGQVSITAKIDRKGYTTGEVIPVFAEFDNSTSRSVVPKAYITQTQTFIARGTMKQKRAVVATLCGDILGARRRETWHGRAIKIPPIGPSILQCRIIKVEYMLRHFFFVGMCRCSWDFQAFPGASSGNGHHPTPSVRQSHIQRQQPIQHEHGVDSHGHP from the exons ATGATTTTCGACAAGTTGAAAAAGTTCGATATCGTGTTTGATTCTCCGGAGATGGACTCTCCTCCGGTGTTCAGCAGTGGAGATGTTGTATCAGGAAAGGTCGTGCTGGAGCTCACGGGAGAGAGTAAAGTCGAGTCAGTGAAGCTACATGCAGAAGGTTTCGCCAAAGTGCACTGGACCGAGTCTCGCAGCGCCGGCTCAAGCACCGCGTACACGCAGAACTACAGCGATGAAGTGGAGTATCTGAACCGGAGAGAAGTGCTGCTGCAGGCAG ATAATGGTGACCTGACGGTCCTTCCTGCCGGGAGGCATGAGTACCCTTTCAGTTTTCAGCTGCCAGAGGA AACTCTGGTGACATCCTTTGAAGGCAAGCACGGCAGCATTCGATACTGGGTGAAGGTTAAGCTGCATCGGCCATGGGCCACTGTCAAGAAGATCAAGAAAGAGTTCACAGTTATCGAACCCATTGACATCAACACTCCTAGTTTACTG gCACCTCAAGCTGGAACCAAAGAGAAGATGGCCCGCATCTGGTACCGCAACTGTGGGCAGGTGTCAATCACTGCGAAGATAGACCGCAAGGGCTACACAACAG GTGAGGTGATTCCAGTCTTCGCTGAATTCGATAACTCCACATCTCGATCCGTGGTGCCTAAAGCTTACATCACCCAGACGCAGACCTTCATTGCGAGGGGCACCATGAAGCAGAAGCGAGCTGTGGTGGCCACACTCTGTGGGGACATACTTGGTGCACGCCGTAGAGAGACCTGGCATGGCCGAGCCATTAAAATACCCCCTATCGGCCCCTCCATTCTGCAGTGTCGTATCATCAAAGTGGAATACATGCTCAGG CACTTTTTTTTCGTAGGTATGTGTAGATGTTCCTGGGACTTCCAAGCTTTCCCTGGAGCTTCCTCTGGTAATGGGCACCATCCCACTCCATCCGTTCGGCAGTCGCACATCCAGCGTCAGCAGCCAATACAGCATGAACATGGAGTGGATTCGCATGGCCATCCCTGA